From Actinosynnema mirum DSM 43827, a single genomic window includes:
- a CDS encoding DEAD/DEAH box helicase has product MSAPQVVSTRPLRAWQRRALTKYLASGPKDFLAVATPGAGKTTFGLRVAAELLADRTVEAVTIVAPTEHLKHQWAKAAAEAGIAIDSNFRNTNAVTSRDYHGVAVTYAQVAAHPTLHRVRTENRKTLVLLDEVHHGGDAKSWGDAIREAFTPATRRLSLTGTPFRSDDSPIPFISYEHAADGTQRSRSDHAYGYADALRDGVVRPVIFLAYSGEAHWRTSAGEEFVARLGEPLTQEQTARAWRTALDPTGEWMPSVLMAADKRLTQLRANGIPDAGGLVIATDQTVAKAYAEILKRVTGHDATLVLSDDPKASGRIAEFAATTERWMIAVRMVSEGVDVPRLAVGVYATSASTPLYFAQAIGRFVRSRAKGETASVFLPSVPVLLGLASELEQQRDHILGKPHREKDGWDDELLAQANQTKDEEGEEDRAFTVLGASAELDQVIYDGSSFGTAAHVGSEEEQEYLGLPGLLAPDQVRALLRQRQEKQLVEASKRKADAPAPAAPAVTRPASVQEQLATLRKELNTLVAMHHHRTKKPHGKIHNQLREYCGGPPTAMASIEQLEERIATLRSW; this is encoded by the coding sequence TTGTCCGCACCCCAGGTCGTGTCGACCCGACCGCTGCGGGCGTGGCAGCGCCGGGCGCTGACCAAGTACCTCGCCTCCGGCCCGAAGGACTTCCTGGCGGTCGCCACGCCCGGCGCGGGCAAGACCACGTTCGGGCTGCGGGTCGCCGCCGAGCTGCTGGCCGACCGCACGGTCGAGGCCGTGACGATCGTCGCGCCGACCGAGCACCTCAAGCACCAGTGGGCGAAGGCCGCGGCCGAGGCAGGCATCGCGATCGACTCGAACTTCCGCAACACGAACGCGGTCACCTCCAGGGACTACCACGGCGTGGCCGTGACGTACGCGCAGGTGGCGGCCCACCCCACGCTGCACCGGGTGCGCACCGAGAACCGCAAGACGCTCGTGCTGCTCGACGAGGTGCACCACGGTGGTGACGCCAAGTCGTGGGGCGACGCGATCCGCGAGGCGTTCACCCCGGCGACGCGCAGGCTGTCGCTGACCGGGACGCCGTTCCGCAGCGACGACTCGCCGATCCCGTTCATCTCCTACGAGCACGCGGCCGACGGCACCCAGCGCAGCCGCTCCGACCACGCCTACGGCTACGCCGACGCGCTGCGCGACGGCGTGGTCCGGCCGGTGATCTTCCTGGCCTACTCGGGCGAGGCGCACTGGCGCACCAGCGCTGGCGAGGAGTTCGTGGCGCGCCTGGGCGAGCCGCTGACCCAGGAGCAGACCGCGCGCGCCTGGCGGACCGCACTCGACCCGACCGGCGAGTGGATGCCGTCGGTGCTGATGGCGGCGGACAAGCGGCTCACCCAGCTGCGCGCGAACGGCATCCCGGACGCGGGCGGCCTGGTCATCGCGACCGACCAGACCGTGGCGAAGGCGTACGCGGAGATCCTCAAGCGCGTGACCGGCCACGACGCGACCCTGGTGCTCTCGGACGACCCGAAGGCGTCGGGTCGCATCGCCGAGTTCGCGGCCACCACCGAGCGCTGGATGATCGCGGTGCGGATGGTGTCCGAGGGCGTGGACGTGCCCCGGCTGGCCGTGGGCGTGTACGCCACCAGCGCGTCGACGCCGCTGTACTTCGCGCAGGCCATCGGCCGGTTCGTGCGCTCGCGCGCGAAGGGCGAGACGGCCAGCGTGTTCCTGCCCAGCGTGCCGGTGCTGCTGGGGCTGGCCAGCGAGCTGGAGCAGCAGCGCGACCACATCCTCGGCAAGCCGCACCGGGAGAAGGACGGCTGGGACGACGAGCTGCTCGCCCAGGCCAACCAGACCAAGGACGAGGAGGGCGAGGAGGACCGCGCGTTCACCGTCCTCGGCGCCTCGGCCGAGCTGGACCAGGTGATCTACGACGGCTCGTCGTTCGGCACGGCGGCGCACGTGGGCAGCGAGGAGGAGCAGGAGTACCTGGGCCTGCCGGGCCTGCTCGCGCCCGACCAGGTGCGCGCCCTGCTGCGCCAGCGCCAGGAGAAGCAGCTGGTGGAGGCCAGCAAGCGCAAGGCCGACGCCCCCGCCCCCGCGGCCCCGGCGGTGACCAGGCCGGCGAGCGTGCAGGAGCAGCTCGCGACGCTGCGCAAGGAGCTGAACACCCTGGTCGCGATGCACCACCACCGCACCAAGAAGCCGCACGGCAAGATCCACAACCAGCTCCGCGAGTACTGCGGCGGCCCGCCGACCGCGATGGCGTCGATCGAGCAGCTCGAAGAGCGCATCGCGACTCTGCGCTCCTGGTAG
- a CDS encoding sugar ABC transporter substrate-binding protein yields the protein MRTKSLALIAVGTGLAVAMTACGANTSSGGSTTSDTNSASGSGGEKVGVILPETKSSARWEGFDKPLLEKALKAEGLDPDIQNAQGDVQKFSTLADGMINAGVKVLIIATPNSEIGATVAKKAEAQGIQVIDYDRLNLGGSSKYYVSFDNVKVGELQGEGLVAGLGALAPGKKGAEVIEIEGAPTDNNATLFYNGQQNVLKPKYASGDLKLVQSQPIDDWDNQKGGTTFEQILTANGQKVDGVVAANDGLAGAVITVLKKFGLNGKVPVTGQDATPEGLQAVLRGDQYMTVFKPIDEEAGATAKLAAALAKGDTAAADKLASGTVNDPKGNRDVKSVLLTAQLITKDKVKTVVDAGFVKASEICVADTTAICAELGIK from the coding sequence ATGCGGACCAAGAGCCTCGCCCTCATCGCCGTTGGCACGGGTCTCGCCGTGGCCATGACGGCGTGCGGCGCCAACACCTCCTCGGGTGGCAGCACGACCTCGGACACCAACTCGGCCAGCGGATCGGGTGGCGAGAAGGTCGGCGTCATCCTCCCGGAGACGAAGTCCTCCGCCCGCTGGGAGGGCTTCGACAAGCCCCTGCTGGAGAAGGCGCTCAAGGCCGAGGGCCTGGACCCCGACATCCAGAACGCCCAGGGCGACGTGCAGAAGTTCTCCACCCTCGCCGACGGCATGATCAACGCGGGCGTCAAGGTCCTGATCATCGCCACGCCCAACAGCGAGATCGGCGCGACCGTGGCCAAGAAGGCCGAGGCGCAGGGCATCCAGGTCATCGACTACGACCGCCTCAACCTCGGCGGCAGCTCGAAGTACTACGTGTCCTTCGACAACGTCAAGGTCGGCGAGCTGCAGGGCGAGGGCCTGGTCGCGGGCCTGGGCGCGCTCGCGCCCGGCAAGAAGGGCGCCGAGGTCATCGAGATCGAGGGCGCGCCCACCGACAACAACGCCACGCTCTTCTACAACGGCCAGCAGAACGTGCTCAAGCCGAAGTACGCCTCGGGCGACCTGAAGCTGGTGCAGTCCCAGCCCATCGACGACTGGGACAACCAGAAGGGCGGCACCACCTTCGAGCAGATCCTCACCGCCAACGGCCAGAAGGTCGACGGCGTCGTGGCCGCCAACGACGGCCTCGCGGGCGCGGTCATCACCGTGCTGAAGAAGTTCGGCCTCAACGGCAAGGTCCCGGTCACCGGCCAGGACGCCACCCCCGAGGGCCTGCAGGCCGTGCTGCGCGGCGACCAGTACATGACCGTCTTCAAGCCGATCGACGAGGAGGCGGGCGCCACCGCCAAGCTCGCCGCCGCGCTCGCCAAGGGCGACACCGCCGCCGCCGACAAGCTCGCCTCCGGCACGGTCAACGACCCCAAGGGCAACCGCGACGTCAAGTCGGTCCTGCTCACCGCCCAGCTGATCACCAAGGACAAGGTGAAGACCGTGGTCGACGCGGGCTTCGTCAAGGCCTCCGAGATCTGCGTCGCCGACACCACCGCGATCTGCGCAGAGCTCGGCATCAAGTAG
- a CDS encoding ATP-binding cassette domain-containing protein → MSEPILELRGVNKSFGPVHVLHDIDFTVRAGEVTALVGDNGAGKSTLVKCIAGIHPTDSGDLLFKGEPVTVTGPRDAAALGIEVVYQDLALCDNLDIVQNMFLGRERGKFGTLDEADMEQAARKTLTSLSVRTVKSVRTQVSSLSGGQRQTVAIAKAVLWDSKVVLLDEPTAALGVAQTRQVLDLVRRLAEQGLGVVLISHNMNDVFEVADRIACLYLGRMAAEVSTKEVTHGQVVELITAGRSGDLGIARPESATI, encoded by the coding sequence GTGAGCGAGCCGATTCTCGAACTGCGCGGCGTCAACAAGAGCTTCGGACCCGTGCACGTGCTCCACGACATCGACTTCACCGTTCGCGCAGGCGAGGTCACCGCGCTCGTCGGCGACAACGGCGCGGGCAAGTCGACCCTGGTCAAGTGCATCGCAGGCATCCACCCCACCGACTCCGGCGACCTGCTGTTCAAGGGCGAGCCGGTCACCGTCACCGGACCGCGCGACGCGGCGGCCCTCGGCATCGAGGTCGTCTACCAGGACCTCGCGCTGTGCGACAACCTGGACATCGTCCAGAACATGTTCCTCGGCCGCGAGCGCGGGAAGTTCGGCACGCTCGACGAGGCCGACATGGAGCAGGCCGCGCGCAAGACCCTCACCTCGCTGTCCGTGCGCACCGTGAAGTCCGTGCGCACCCAGGTCTCCTCGCTGTCCGGCGGGCAGCGGCAGACCGTCGCCATCGCCAAGGCGGTGCTGTGGGACAGCAAGGTCGTGCTGCTGGACGAGCCGACCGCCGCGCTCGGCGTCGCGCAGACCCGGCAGGTGCTCGACCTGGTCCGCAGGCTCGCCGAGCAGGGCCTGGGCGTGGTGCTGATCAGCCACAACATGAACGACGTCTTCGAGGTCGCCGACCGCATCGCGTGCCTCTACCTGGGGCGGATGGCCGCCGAGGTGAGCACCAAGGAGGTCACGCACGGCCAGGTGGTCGAGCTGATCACCGCGGGCCGCTCCGGCGACCTGGGCATCGCCCGACCCGAGAGCGCGACCATCTGA